GAATAACGAAAACGAGTCAATAAAAGCAAATAAACTTTCTCGGTTATCGTCTTCCAGCCGTAAAACGTACGACTTAAACGAGGAAATAATTCAGTGTAACAGGTTATTGAATGATCCTTATATAACTAAACGTGATAAAGCAGAATATCTCGAATGGAAACAGACGTTAGAAGACAAGGTTATTGAATGGTGGGATATCAATACCGAATGCCTGCAAGAGAGAAACCCTGAAAGCTGGGTTCTTGAGCTTGACAGGAAAGCTTTTGAAGTAATGCTAAAAAATATTCATAACGGCGAAGAGACTGATATTTTTGATTTACTGTTTGATAAGCATAGAATCCATATTGAGTGTTTCCCTAGGGACCTCGGAAGCGGTGAGTTTGGGATGCAGTTCTATTGTCCAATTTGTGAAGACTGGCATTTACATGGAATAGGAGAAGGGCATAGGGTAGCCCATTGCAGGTTTGATGGCTTTCATAGGTACGGAGAAAAAATGCCCAGAGACAACCCGCTTCAAGAGCATGGCTATGTAATAAAAATGATGAACGAAGAAGATCTGCGGAGAATTCGAGATGAGATCGACGCTTATCTAACATATACAGAGAGCAAAGGACCGCATAATAACCACGGCAATTTTAAGTGTGACCGAGTTCAGAAGGGTATATATAAAGTAACCAAAGAAGTTGACGGAAAGGAATAAACAAGGTTAGATGAGATACCTATAGAATACCAGTATAGTGTAAATTCACTCCAGGAGTTCTACAAGGCTCAAGGCTCGTTAAAAAGTTTTTCTGTTATCCCGATTGTTATTGGCAATTGCAAAGTCCTTCTTTTCCTCGGGAGGAGTATAATGACTACATTTACAATTTTTCGGCTTTGTAAGCCGGCTTTAAATTTATTCGTAAAAGATGTTCTTTCTATCGTCTATCCTTTCTTTGACTTCTTAAAGTGAATATATTCTCAAATAATGTGTTTAAGACTATACGCTTTATAGGTTATGGAGATGAGAATAACAACGCTTTCAGAATCAGACGAGACTCAGAAGAACGAGTATAAAGAAGCTAATCAGGGAAGGAATAACAACACGACCTGTTTATTTCGAAATAGGAACCTAGAACCTGATATAGTGATGATGAAACATACAGGGATTTGGAGAAAGCAATCTCTAGGAGATAGTTAGGAGGCATATACTGCAGGATCATAACTAGGCCAAATTGTTGTTTATATAAAGACTGGCTCTAATCAGATGTAGCACCGAAATAAGATGCTTAAAGTTGGCAGAGAAATTGATACCTCAAAACAAATGCGGAGTGTGGGATTCGAACTCCAAAATCCCTCGATACCATACTTAGCATATTAATATTATATACTATTTTTCAATCCCTAGTATTCCTTATGAGTTAAAATGATGACCATACAAACCTACACATAGAGTTGTCAAAATAATCTACTCTACTTTCCGCAGAGATATACAAAAATCACCTATTTTCTCAATTGGGGCGTAAAGTAAAAGCCGTCCTGCTTTTAACTAATAATATTGGGCAAATCAATAAATTGTCTTTATATCTATGTACTCTATGGAATATAGGTTACATAAAATTCCTGCAATAATTTCTTCAGCAATAATATCTTCCACTTCAGCAGGTCTTCTGTTATTTCAGTATGTCTTCGGTTATTTCAGCAAAAATTTTTCTTATTTTCCTAATCTTTACTGATACAATTCATATTGCTTCGACTACAACTTATACTCCAATAGTTTCTGTAAGTACTCTTGAAGTAAAAGTTTTTTTGATATTTACTGCACCATAAAAGAATGAATGCTATTATTTTTAGATTAGCGCTCTATATTGGTAATTTTGGAACGATTCTTTATATACATGGAGCGCATACTATGTTTAATGACATATATAAATCTATACGATGATTTTTTGTATCATGATAAGACTTGCAAAATTACTAAGGAAGAACTGAATGAGTTATTCCCTCAATATAAAGAACGCTGGGATGAATTACTAGGAGATTCTAATGGTTGGAGGAGAATTAAAATTGTAACTGCAGCATTTGCAGATATCGGAGAGGAAGGGGGCATATCGATGTTAGTTACCCCAACCATAGATGGTGAATTTCCAGTCAAAACCGAGGAAACCTTCGAAGAACAGGCACAAAAGTATGATAAAATTGTAGGTAGTGTTCATGAATTTGGCACCTGCAAATCCGATCTTTCCGAAGAATGTAAATATCCACTTGCACAAATGTATGTAGCTGATCCAGATGCTAAAATAGAAAAGTTCAATGAATTTAAACTAAAATACGGAACTGTTGAAGAAAAAAGGGAGATTATTAAAGAAATTGAAAGAGAAAAAGAAATTGGAACATATTATTCCCTTGATCTAGGTATATGGGAGCCTGTAAAAATGGATAGAGGCGAGTATAAAGGTATGGACCCAGTAGTTACAAGTCAAGGAAATGTAGCAGTTGGTAGAAAGTATGCTGGACAAAGTGTAAAAGTTTTTGTAAGGAAGCAGTGAAAATTAACTTAAACTTATTTCTTTTTTGAAACCATATCTTTGTCGGGGACTATGCAGCAAAGTTCCCGCACAATTGTTACTTTAATCCCAACTTCATTCTATCCACAACTTTTCCAACTTTAAAGGTGAATTCCTTCCTCCTAACTATTGGATTATTCTTTCTCATTATGGAAAAACTAAGATCTACTCAAATTTGTTGTTTATCGGATTATTTCCTAACTATGGTTCAAACACGCGAAGTATGCATTGAATTTCTAAGTCGAGCTTTCTACAGAAGTAGAAAATAGGAGAAAAGAGATAGTAAGAAATTAATTGTCTTCTGGTATATGGATGATTACTGTTAATTCTTGACCCTCTAATTCCTTGCCCACAGAAGACAGGCGTCCATTATTCCCAAAAACGCCAGTAAATACACGGTCATCAGGCGTAACCATAAGGTTATTTCGTTCCTTATGTCCGACTATAATAGTTACTTCTTTGTTTGCGTATGCTGTTTTTTTAGGCATAGGGTATCCCTTAGAATCCACTTTGAAATATTCTACTTCATCATGTCTATTCGGGATCAGCACCATACTGCACATTATTTTCATGGGTACAGTATTAGACGGCCTATTAGGTTCTCCAGTCATATTCTTTATATAGTAGACTTAAACTTTATAAACTTTATGACGCAAAAAAGGGATTAATCAACTTCTTTTATCTCTTTCGCAGTTACGTTCTCTTCCCAATGTACAGAAAAAGGGGATCATTTAGATCACCCCATGTCTCGCAAGAATCTGCCTTCCTATCTGCCATTGTTGTGCTATTCTGCAGGCTTCCTCATTTGTCAGGTTGAAAGGCTCAAGAATTAAGTAAGCTTCGGATATTGTTGTTGCTCTTTCGAGTGCTTTCTGAATTTTATGCCATTTTGTTGCTTTTCCTCTTCTCTGAATCATTCTACTACTCCTTTTATCTTATCTGGTCTTTCTTATTCAATACTAAAATTAGGCTTAAAGTATATATAGTTTATGACTAAAAAACTGATTTAATTCACCATAACCCCATATTCTTAATGCTCCATTTGTCTCCTATTTATGTTTTGACCTATGCTCCACTAAAAGGAATAAAGTTTATATACTTTAAGCCTAATCACTTTATTGTAGTAACATACAAGGAGCGCAACAAATGAGAATTCAAGACCTTAAAATTGGAATGGCTGTCAGATACGAAAACCAGAAGTGGAAAGGCATAGTAACAGGCATTAGAGCTTCATACAATGAAGCAGTTGTAGTCTTTGAAGGAGACGGAGCAGATGAGTTTATAGAAATCGATTATCTGAGGCCCTTCTAATCAGGCCTTCTGATTCTTTTCATGTTGTGCTCGGGAGAAGGTGAATGAAAATGAGAAGAACGACTTATGAGATGATTTTCGCAAGACTTCAGCAAATGGGAATTATTGACGAATACGGAGAGATGCAAGCTGACTATATGAAGTTTGCAAGCTCCGGTTTAATGCCTTTAAACGTGGATAAGCTCACATCTAATACAATCGCGTTAGCACACAACGGAAAGCAAAACGGGGATGTAATGGCTGACCCTGATATGGAAGTGAGGGTTTATCCAGAATTGAAAATGGCTGAAGCTCTTTCATTTAGAAATGATTACATGGGGATCTATCAAGAAGTATATCCAGAGCCTGGAAAATACTATCCGAAACTCAAGAAGGAGCTCAACAATTTTCTGAACAACTGGCTTAAAACTATGATTGAAATGCAGGATTATCAATTAGCAGCATAAGAAATGGAGAAAGTATACTCGGAACTGGCTTATCCATGAAGCTGGAAGAGTACCATGGGCTTTCTGTGGAGATCTCTCCAGAAGATGAGGTGTTTCTCATTCCAGATAAGTTCAATTGGTGCTCCATCTTCCGTGGGATTGGAATCGCTGAAAAAGGATGTTACCATTACATAAATGAAAGTGAAAACAGTAAATGGGACATTTACTGAGTTTTACAGTTATCAAGTATCCCCTTTGTCAATGTTTTAACTAACTCTGTATACTGTTCAAAAGAGTTGGTTCTTCCTTAACCCTTTCTGTGTATTTTATATAATGTTTGATCCCATATGATAATCTCTGAGAATTATCGACTCATTAGTAATCCATCAAGCTGATCTAGAATGCATCAAGAATAATTGATACTCGCCCTCTGGATTTTTAAAACTTTAATCTCTATTTTAATTATAGTCTTTAAATGTCCAATGTAAAAGGGGATTGAATATGAGTAAAGGGAATGATGCAATGTTGGAAGAAGAGAATCCTGAAAGTGACTCAAAAGATGAGGAAGAAGATTTACTGTATACTCATAAGTCTGAAGATAGAGGAAGTAGTATGCAATGGAACTCTGCCTTCTGCAGAAGACCAGGCCATTAAAAACGAATAAAACGCCTAAAACTTCGTGACTCCTGAATGA
The Methanosarcina thermophila TM-1 genome window above contains:
- a CDS encoding DUF1249 domain-containing protein; this encodes MKMRRTTYEMIFARLQQMGIIDEYGEMQADYMKFASSGLMPLNVDKLTSNTIALAHNGKQNGDVMADPDMEVRVYPELKMAEALSFRNDYMGIYQEVYPEPGKYYPKLKKELNNFLNNWLKTMIEMQDYQLAA